The Streptomyces sp. NBC_00569 genomic sequence CGGTGCGTTCTACCCGCTGGCGGAGCGGGCCGCCGCCCTGGGGAACGCGGCCCTCGAAGACTTCACCGACGCCCTCGCCGCCGACCTGCTGCGCCACGCGGAGGGCCGGCTCCAGGACGACGCCTCGCTTCTCGCGGTCCGCGCCGCGGCCTGATGCCAGGCGGGCGAGGGGTCAGACCTTCAGGACCCCCGCGCCGTCGGACTCGGCCAGAGCCTCGTCCGCCAGGTTCCGCGTCGGCTGCCACAGAGTCGTCACCGGCGCCCAGACGCGCAGCCCGCCCGGCTCGGAGAGCGAGGCGGCGGTGAACTTCTTGCCGTGGTGTTCCGGATTCGCCGCCACCTCGATGTAGCCGACCGACCGGGCGTCGCTGTCACCGCTCGCGGACAGGGACCGCACATCGGCATGGGCGGTCTTCCCGGCGCCGAGCGTGTAAGCGGAGCTGCCGGAGAGCGGGAACGGGACGGCGGCCCCGTCCAGATCGCCGTACGTGACCAGCGGCACGCGGTCCACAAGGCAGGCGCGCGAGGAGTGGTTCTTGACGCTGAGGCGCAGGACGTGGTCCCGGCCCGACGAGGTCGCCTTCACCGTCAGCGCGCTCTCCGCGCAGGGCTTGACGGCGGCCGGTGCGGCGGCGGGGTGCGCGGGGCGGATGTGGGTCGACGCCGCGGCGGCGGACAGGCCGGTGGCGGACGCGAGCAGCGCGGCGGCGGAGGCGGCAAGGACGGTGCGAGTGAGCATCAGTCTGGTCTCCCGGCGAACGATGACTTTCACATTTCACCCGAAACAACGCTTATGGAGAGTAACCCGGATGAATGCGTCTGCCCACGTCGGCGCCCGCGCCCCTGGCGCGACCGCAGGCGCCAGAGGCTTCGCGGGCGCCTGGATCGGGGGTTTGTGAGCACCTTGATGCAGTGCGCGCAAAGATTGCAGTGTGTGCAAGAATCTTCCCCGTGATGACATCAGGCACCGCGGCGTCGGCGGTCCGCGAGCAGGCGCCGGCCGAAGGGCTGCGCGCCCGGCGACGGCGCCAGACCCGCGCCGAACTGCACACCGTCACGGTCCGCCTGGCCCGTGAACACGGCCTCGAACACGTCACGGTCGAGATGATCAGCAAGGAGGCCGGCGTCTCCCCGCGGACCTTCTTCAACTACTTCCGCACCAAGGAGACCGCGCTCTTCGCCTGGCCCGGCGGCCTGACCGAGGCCGAGGCGGAGCAGTTCGTCTCCGCGCCCGGCCGCGGCCCGGACGCCGTACTGCGGGACCTGGGCGACGTGTTCGCCACGCACGTCGACGAGATGCAGCCCGGCGCCGGAGCGTTCGAGGACGTCCTCGCCGTCGTCGAGAAGGTGCCCTCGGCACTCGGCGCGTTCCTCGCCGAGTGCGACGCGCTCGAACGGGACCTCGCCGGCGCCATCGCCCGCCGCACCGGAGACGCCCCTGACGGGCAGACCGTCGCGCTGCTGGCGGGGATCGCCATGACGGCCGTACGCAACGGCCTCATGCGATGGGCCCGCGACAAGCAGCACCCCGACGGCCCCGCGGCCTCGGTGCGCGACTCCTTCACCGCTCTGCGCGGCCTCCTCGCCCCCGCGCACACCCCACAGGCCACCACCACCGGCCGGGAGGCCTGAGGCGCGGCTCACGCAGCGCAACCCGGCCGCCGCCCCCACGGCACCGGTGCGAGCGCTCCCCGCGCAAGGCCCCCACACGACTCCCCACCCCAGCCCCGAAGACTCCCCGAACTCCCCGGGCGGCGACCGCTCGCGCGCCGCGCATCCCATCCCTTCACGTACGGAGACCTGAGCATGACCCACGCCCCCGCACCGGCGGGCACCGATCCCGCCCCTGAGGACGGAATGGACAAGCCGCACAACTTCGGGCTGATCTTCGGCGCTCTGATGCTGACGATGCTGCTCGGCGCGCTCGACCAGACCATCGTCAGCACCGCCCTGCCGACCATCGTCGGCGAGCTCAACGGCATCGAGCACATGGCGTGGATCACCACCGCGTACATCCTCGCCGCCACCATCGGCATGCCGGTCTACGGCAAGCTCGGCGACCTCATGGGCCGCAAGAACATATTCCTCGCGGGCATCGCGCTCTTCCTGGTCGGCTCCGTGGTCTGCGGGCTCGCCCAGAACATGGGCACGCTCGTCGCGGGCCGCGCCCTCCAGGGCCTCGGCGGCGGTGGCCTCATGATCACCTCGCAGGCGATCATCGCCGACCTCGTACCGCCCCGGGAACGCGCCAAGTACATGGCCCCCATGGGCGCCGTGTTCGGTCTCTCCTCGGTCGTCGGGCCGCTGCTCGGCGGCTGGTTCACCGACGAGCACTCGTGGCGCTGGGCGTTCTGGGTGAACCTGCCGCTCGGCATCCTCGCCTTCTTCGTCGCGGCCGTCGCAATCAAGCTGCCGCGCAAGGCCGTCAAGGTCACCCTCGACTACCTCGGCACCGCACTGATGGCCGCCGCCGTCACCTGCACCGTGCTGTTCGCCAGCTGGGGCGGCACGCAGTACGAGTGGTCCGACCCGCTGGTCATCGGCCTCGGCATCGGCGCGGCCGTCGCCTGGGTGCTGTTCTTCGTGGCCGAGAAGCGGGCCGCCGAGCCGGTCATCCCGCTGCACCTCTTCCGCAGCCCGATCTTCAACGTCGCCACGCTCCTCGGCATGATCGTGATCGGCCTCGGCATGTTCGCGATCGTCGGCTACATGCCCACGTATCTCCAGATGGTCTACGGCAAGACGGCCACCGAGTCGGGGCTGCTGCTCATCCCGATGGTCGTCGGCATCATGGCCACGGCGCTGCCGTCCGGCGCCATCATGAGCAAGACCGGCCGCTACAAGATCTATCCGATCGTCGGCACGGTCATCATCATGCTCGTCGCCTTCCTGATGTCCCGCCTCGACGTGAGCGACCCGGTCTGGCTGGTCTGCCTGTACGTGGGACTCGCGGGCGCCGGCGTCGGCCTGATGATGCAGACCCTCGTACTCGCCGTGCAGAACGGCTTCCCGGGCGCCGAGGTCGGCACCGCGACGTCCGCGAACAACTTCTTCCGGGAGATCGGCGCGACCCTGGGCACCGCCGTCGTCGGCGCGGTCTTCGCCAGCCGCCTCACCGACCAGCTCGCCACGCGCCTGCCGGCGGACGCCGCCTCGAAGGTCGGCGACAGCGACTCGCTGACACCCGCGCTCGTACGGGCCCTGCCGGCCGACCTGCGCGCCACGGTCGTCTCCTCGTACCAGGAGGCACTCGTGCCGATCTTCCTGTACCTGGTGCCCGTCTTCGCGGTCGGTCTCGTCCTCGCCTTCGTGCTGAAGGAGAAGCCGCTCGCCGACAACGAGGACTGGCATGCCGAGAACGAGACGGCGCGGCCGGGCGGTGAGGAGAAGGAGCTGGAGCCTGCCGCCGGCTGACTCGGGTCGGTCGGGTCGACCCGCTGAGCGTGTGGCACCGGGCGCGCCCGTCGGAGGACTCTTCGGCGGGCGCGTCCCGCGTTGTCGGGCCGCGGTGGGTGGGCTGCCGTGGGTGGGGTCGGCTCTTGGCCGGCTCCGCAGTCCGTTCTCAACCCGGGCTGCGGCGCGGGTGGTTCAGGCCTCGATCCACTCGCCCTCCCGCATCAGGTCCCGGCCCGCCAGCTCGTTGGCCTCCCGCCAGGCCTGGACCCGCCGCGGTGTGACGCGGAAGTAGAGGTACTCCGAGGTCAGCGTGCGCGGGTCGAACCCTGTCTTCTGCGCGAACGCGTCTCCGACGTCGTCCGGGAGCCCGGCGGCCGTCAGCGTCTGCGCCGTGCCCTCGATCATGACGACGTCACGCGTCGGGCCGACGCCGAGCCGGACCCGCCCCGTGGCCCGCAGATTGCGTCCCGTGGGGCTGGCCGCCGGAGTGGCGAGCAGCAGCGTCGCGCCGTCCCACAGGAACGACAGCGGTACGAGATACGGCGTCGCGTTCTCCCCGTCGGCCGTGGCCACCCATACGTCCTCGTCGCGTTCGAGCCTGTCGAGGGTGTCCTGCTTGCGCTGCTTCGCGGTCCGGACGGCCGGCATCGGCGTCTCCCTGTCACATCGGGCGGGTTCCCTGGTCACTGTTATGACACGGGCCGGCCCTGGAATGTGACCGATGGGTGAGAACGCGATTCCCGTCCTGGCCGTCGTCCGCGTCCTTCGCGGCATCTGCGTCATTCGCGTTGTGGTCGTCATCCGCTCAGGAATGGCGACACTCGGTGTCCTGATTTCGGGTCATGCTCGAACCGAGGGCGGGCCACGGCGGCCCGTCCGGCGGCAGCGAGGAGGCGGCTCCATGACGCAGGAACCCGGGACCGGAAGTGCCCGGCTGGACGGCAAGGTCGCCCTCGTGGCGGGCGCGACCCGTGGCGCGGGACGGGGCATCGCCGTGGAACTCGGCGCGGCCGGCGCCACGGTGTACGTGACCGGCCGCACCACGCGGGCCCGGCGCTCCGAGTACGACCGGCCGGAGACCATCGAGGACACGGCGGACCTGGTGACCGCGGCCGGCGGGCGCGGAATCGCCGTGCCCACCGACCACCTCGACCCCGCCCAGGTCAAGGCCCTCGTCGACCGCATCGCCACCGAACAGGGGCGGCTCGACGTTCTGGTCAACGACATCTGGGGAGGCGAGAACCTCTTCGCCTGGGACACCCCCGTCTGGGAGCACGACCTCGACGACGGGCTTCGCCTGCTCCGCCTCGCCGTCGAGACGCACGCCATCACCAGCCACCACGCGCTGCCGCTCCTGCTCCGCAACCCCGGTGGTCTCGTCGTCGAGGTGACCGACGGCACGGCCGAGTACAACCGTGACAACTACCGCGTCTCGTTCTTCTACGATCTCGCCAAGAGTTCCGTCCTGCGTATGGGCTTCGCCCTCGGGCAGGAACTGGGCCCACGCGGCGCTACAGCCCTCGCTCTCACCCCGGGCTGGCTCCGCTCGGAGATCATGCTCGGCCACTTCGGCGTCACCGAGGAGAACTGGCGCGACGCCCTGGAACAGGTGCCGCACTTCGCGATCTCCGAGACCCCGTTCTATGTCGGCCGGGCCGTCGCCGCGCTCGCCGCCGACCCCGAAGTGGCCCGCTGGAACGGTCGGTCGACGTCCAGCGGGGCACTTGCCCAGGCGTACGGGTTCACCGACGTCGACGGGAGCCGGCCGGACGCCTGGCGCTATCTCGTCGAGGTGCAGGACCCGGGCAAGCCGGCCGACGCGAGCTCTTACCGCTGACGCTGGGATGTGGGCTGTGGGCTGTGGGCTGTGGGCTGTGGGGCGTCTCGGGTGTGGGCTCGGCGGCGTCTTTTCAGATCTGTGCCGGCCACACCTGCGTACCGCCACCCCGCCACTCGACCAGCTCGGGGTCGTCCAGCCGCGCGTCCTCCAGGCCCGCTCGCCGCAGGAACTCGAGCACGTCCTCCTGCCCGGTCGCCAGTCCGGCGTCCTCGCCGCGGATGGTCACCCGGCGGCCGCCGGGCTGGGAGGCGTGCACGATCACAGGGGGAAATCCTTCAGGTTCGTCCATAGTCCTCAGCTTCCGTGACGTGAATCGGCTCCGCACCCGGGCGCGGAACCGGCACCGGACGCGTGGCGTGCGTCGCGGTCGGATGCGGGGCGGAACGGGACGGGGTGGCTCGTTCTCGCTCCGTCAACAATGGCGGAACCCTCGCGCGTGCGGCAGCCACTTCCCGATTGCGTCCAAATCGCCCTGTATTGGCCCCAGTCGAGCTCCTGCTACCGGTCACCCGTGACAGAGATGGACCAGTTACGGTGCTGTAGTGGTGATCACTCAGCAGGACAACGGGGAACAGACAGTGACCGGAACCGCGCTGCTCCTCGCGGCCGCCCCGGCGAACAAGAGCTGCCTCATCGACGCGGCTTCCGTACTGCCCGCGCTCGCGGCCGTACCACCCAGCGCGCTGACCGGCACCGCCGCCGCGAGCGTCGTCGAACTCGCCGACCCCGTCGACCCGCAGACCGTCCTCACCCGCATCCGCACCGCGGCCGCCGCGCCCGGCCCTCTCGTCCTGTACGTGACCGGGCAGCTCCATCTGGATCACCGCCAGCGTCTGCTTCATCTCGCCCTGGCCCGTACGACTCCGTCGACCCTGCGGTACACCGCACTGCCCTGGCACTGGCTCACCGGCGAACTCGCGCTCCGGCGGCCCGACACCACGACGGTGGTCCTCGATCTGGTGGCCGACGGTGATGCCTGGGGGCAGATGCGGGGCGGGGGGTTCGGCGTGGGGCCCGGGGTTCGTCTCTTCGGGCGGGTCTCGCCTCCTCCTCCGCGCCGTTCCACCGCCGTGCCCGGCTATCTCAAGACCTACGCCTCGATATGGCGCAACGGGCACCGCCCGCCGCTTGCGCAGCTTCATGCTCAGGCGGCTGGGGAGGCAGGTCCCGGCGATGCGGTGTTCCTCGCGGTCGACGGTGGGCCGGGGAGTATGCCGGTGGCTCCCCGGCCGCCCGTGCCGGCCGCTCGGCAAGAGGCGGCCCCAGCTGTCGAG encodes the following:
- a CDS encoding MDR family MFS transporter; translated protein: MTHAPAPAGTDPAPEDGMDKPHNFGLIFGALMLTMLLGALDQTIVSTALPTIVGELNGIEHMAWITTAYILAATIGMPVYGKLGDLMGRKNIFLAGIALFLVGSVVCGLAQNMGTLVAGRALQGLGGGGLMITSQAIIADLVPPRERAKYMAPMGAVFGLSSVVGPLLGGWFTDEHSWRWAFWVNLPLGILAFFVAAVAIKLPRKAVKVTLDYLGTALMAAAVTCTVLFASWGGTQYEWSDPLVIGLGIGAAVAWVLFFVAEKRAAEPVIPLHLFRSPIFNVATLLGMIVIGLGMFAIVGYMPTYLQMVYGKTATESGLLLIPMVVGIMATALPSGAIMSKTGRYKIYPIVGTVIIMLVAFLMSRLDVSDPVWLVCLYVGLAGAGVGLMMQTLVLAVQNGFPGAEVGTATSANNFFREIGATLGTAVVGAVFASRLTDQLATRLPADAASKVGDSDSLTPALVRALPADLRATVVSSYQEALVPIFLYLVPVFAVGLVLAFVLKEKPLADNEDWHAENETARPGGEEKELEPAAG
- a CDS encoding pyridoxamine 5'-phosphate oxidase family protein, with protein sequence MPAVRTAKQRKQDTLDRLERDEDVWVATADGENATPYLVPLSFLWDGATLLLATPAASPTGRNLRATGRVRLGVGPTRDVVMIEGTAQTLTAAGLPDDVGDAFAQKTGFDPRTLTSEYLYFRVTPRRVQAWREANELAGRDLMREGEWIEA
- a CDS encoding TetR/AcrR family transcriptional regulator, with product MTSGTAASAVREQAPAEGLRARRRRQTRAELHTVTVRLAREHGLEHVTVEMISKEAGVSPRTFFNYFRTKETALFAWPGGLTEAEAEQFVSAPGRGPDAVLRDLGDVFATHVDEMQPGAGAFEDVLAVVEKVPSALGAFLAECDALERDLAGAIARRTGDAPDGQTVALLAGIAMTAVRNGLMRWARDKQHPDGPAASVRDSFTALRGLLAPAHTPQATTTGREA
- a CDS encoding SDR family oxidoreductase, producing MTQEPGTGSARLDGKVALVAGATRGAGRGIAVELGAAGATVYVTGRTTRARRSEYDRPETIEDTADLVTAAGGRGIAVPTDHLDPAQVKALVDRIATEQGRLDVLVNDIWGGENLFAWDTPVWEHDLDDGLRLLRLAVETHAITSHHALPLLLRNPGGLVVEVTDGTAEYNRDNYRVSFFYDLAKSSVLRMGFALGQELGPRGATALALTPGWLRSEIMLGHFGVTEENWRDALEQVPHFAISETPFYVGRAVAALAADPEVARWNGRSTSSGALAQAYGFTDVDGSRPDAWRYLVEVQDPGKPADASSYR
- a CDS encoding DUF4232 domain-containing protein, with the protein product MLTRTVLAASAAALLASATGLSAAAASTHIRPAHPAAAPAAVKPCAESALTVKATSSGRDHVLRLSVKNHSSRACLVDRVPLVTYGDLDGAAVPFPLSGSSAYTLGAGKTAHADVRSLSASGDSDARSVGYIEVAANPEHHGKKFTAASLSEPGGLRVWAPVTTLWQPTRNLADEALAESDGAGVLKV